A region from the Aegilops tauschii subsp. strangulata cultivar AL8/78 chromosome 5, Aet v6.0, whole genome shotgun sequence genome encodes:
- the LOC109778563 gene encoding cleavage and polyadenylation specificity factor subunit 3-II, giving the protein MTIDCLVLGAGQEVGKSCVVVTIGGKRVMFDCGMHMGHHDHQRYPDFARILAATPGADFTSAISCVVITHFHLDHIGALPYFTEVCGYHGPIYMTYPTKALAPLMLEDYRKVMVDHRGEEEQYSYEDIQNCMKKVIPLDLKQTIQVDRELVIRAYYAGHVLGAAMIYAKVGDAALVYTGDYNMTPDRHLGAAQIDHLKLDLLITESTYAKTVRDSKHAREREFLKAVHKCVSGGGKVLIPAFALGRAQELCILLDDYWERMNLKIPIYFSAGLTIQANMYYKMLIGWTSQKIKDSYTVHNPFDFKHVCDFQRSFINDPGPCVLFATPGMISGGFSLEVFKRWAPSEKNLVTLPGYCVAGTIGHKLMSGKPTRIDLDKETHIDVRCQIHQLSFSPHTDSKGIMDLTEFLSPSHVILVHGEKPQMSFLKERIESELGMPCYYPANNETVSIPTTKNLKISATDKFIASCSTSQARDSTQKSNLICGNHLSGANGDEKLAEGILLMEKSKDAKILCEDELLQLLGAEGHSLQFEPLLHSRIGEAETDIVDDLASE; this is encoded by the exons ATGACCATCGATTGCCTCGTGCTAG GGGCGGGGCAGGAGGTGGGGAAGAGCTGCGTGGTGGTGACCATCGGCGGGAAGCGTGTCATGTTCGACTGCGGCATGCACATGGGCCACCACGACCATCAACGCTACCCGGACTTCGCACGCATCCTTGCCGCCACCCCCGGCGCCGACTTCACCTCTGCCATCTCTTGTGTGGTCATCACGCACTT CCATTTGGATCATATTGGGGCGCTGCCGTATTTCACCGAGGTCTGTGGGTACCACGGTCCGATTTACATGACG TACCCTACAAAGGCTTTAGCTCCATTGATGCTGGAAGATTATAGGAAAGTAATGGTAGATCACAGGGGAGAGGAGGAACAGTATAGCTATGAAGACATTCAGAACTGTATGAAGAAAG TCATACCCTTGGACTTGAAGCAAACCATTCAAGTAGATAGAGAACTTGTGATCCGTGCCTATTATGCTGGACAT GTTTTGGGAGCTGCAATGATTTATGCAAAAGTTGGAGATGCTGCTTTGGTCTACACCGGGGATTACAATATGACACCAGACAGACATCTCGGAGCAGCGCAAATTGATCATCTGAAGTTGGATCTCTTAATAACGGA GTCTACATACGCTAAAACTGTACGCGACTCAAAGCATGCCCGTGAGAGAGAGTTCTTAAAAGCG GTCCACAAATGTGTTTCTGGAGGAGGTAAAGTTCTGATTCCAGCATTTGCTTTGGGCAGAGCTCAG GAGCTATGCATATTACTGGATGACTATTGGGAAAGGATGAACTTGAAGATTCCTATTTATTTCTCAGCTG GTTTAACCATTCAAGCTAACATGTACTACAAGATGCTTATTGGATGGACTAGCCAGAAGATCAAGGACAGCTACACAGTTCACAACCCATTCGACTTTAAGCATG TTTGCGACTTCCAGCGTTCATTCATTAATGATCCTGGACCCTGTGTACTTTTTGCGACACCTGGTATGATTAGCGGTGGATTTTCCCTTGAGGTGTTCAAAAGATGGGCTCCATCAGAAAAAAATCTGGTTACACTTCCAGG ATATTGTGTTGCCGGAACCATTGGCCATAAATTGATGTCTGGAAAACCAACCAGAATCGATTTAGACAAGGAAACACATATTGATGTCAGATGTCAG ATTCATCAGCTGTCATTCAGTCCTCACACAGACTCCAAAGGGATCATGGATCTCACAGAATTTCTTTCACCCAGCCATGTGATTCTTGTTCATGGCGAAAAGCCTCAGATGTCCTTTTTGAAGGAGAGGATTGAATCTGAACTGGGGATGCCATGCTATTACCCAGCTAACAACGAGACTGTCTCCATTCCGACGACCAAGAATCTGAAAATAAGCGCCACGGACAAGTTTATCGCAAGCTGTAGCACTTCTCAGGCTAGAGATAGTACACAGAAGTCGAATCTGATTTGTGGTAACCACCTGTCAGgagccaacggcgacgagaagctAGCGGAGGGCATTCTTCTGATGGAGAAGAGCAAGGACGCGAAAATTTTGTGCGAGGATGAGCTTCTTCAGTTGCTGGGCGCAGAAGGACATTCACTCCAATTTGAACCACTGCTTCACTCCAGGATTGGAGAGGCAGAAACCGACATTGTAGATGATTTAGCCAGTGAGTGA